In the Candidatus Electrothrix sp. GW3-4 genome, one interval contains:
- a CDS encoding cofactor-independent phosphoglycerate mutase, with protein sequence MKHCTLMKYILLIGDGMGDTPVPELGGKTPLEVAHKPFIDRLCAAAEPLLVRTVPEGYPPGSDVANLSLLGYEPNKYYTGRAPLEAASMGVSIPEDALAFRCNLVTVEYLDDDRMTMIDYSAGHISSKEAAELITAVQAACGTDRLHFYPGVSYRHLLIHQGRVPDSLHTVPPHDHMDQDVTVFYQQYLGIDYLAELMRTSAQVLADHPVNLRRQAEGKRPANALWIWGEGKKPAMNTLQERHGITGSLISAVDLLKGLGVCSGLEVLEVEGATGYLDTNYQGKAEAALESLKAQDFVLVHVEAPDEAGHQGSVSDKVQAIEDFDSKVVAPIVTEMDRRGEPYRLVVTMDHYTPLARRTHEDWPVPLFIYDSEGVERSSGITYTEANIIAAAEQGNLCLDSGAAFFTRFVGTKAGG encoded by the coding sequence ATGAAACACTGTACGCTTATGAAATACATTCTCCTGATCGGCGACGGCATGGGTGATACTCCGGTGCCGGAACTCGGGGGCAAAACCCCGCTGGAAGTCGCCCATAAACCTTTCATTGATCGACTCTGCGCAGCTGCCGAGCCCCTGCTGGTGCGTACTGTGCCAGAGGGCTACCCTCCGGGCAGTGATGTGGCTAACCTCTCCCTGCTCGGCTATGAGCCGAATAAATATTACACCGGTCGGGCACCCTTAGAGGCGGCCAGTATGGGAGTCTCCATCCCTGAGGATGCCCTAGCCTTTCGCTGCAATCTGGTCACGGTGGAGTATCTGGATGATGATCGTATGACCATGATTGACTACAGTGCAGGCCATATCAGCAGCAAAGAAGCCGCAGAGCTGATCACAGCGGTGCAGGCGGCCTGTGGCACGGATCGACTGCACTTTTACCCCGGTGTCAGCTATCGTCATCTGCTTATCCATCAAGGCAGGGTGCCTGACTCTCTGCACACGGTCCCGCCCCATGACCATATGGATCAGGACGTGACAGTATTCTATCAGCAGTATCTTGGCATTGATTACCTCGCTGAGCTGATGCGGACCTCTGCTCAGGTGCTTGCCGATCATCCGGTCAACCTGAGGCGCCAGGCTGAAGGCAAGCGTCCTGCCAATGCCCTTTGGATCTGGGGGGAGGGTAAGAAACCCGCTATGAACACCTTGCAGGAACGGCACGGCATCACGGGTAGTCTTATCTCGGCAGTAGACTTGCTCAAGGGATTGGGCGTGTGCAGCGGTCTGGAGGTACTGGAGGTCGAGGGCGCCACCGGCTATCTGGATACCAATTATCAGGGCAAGGCCGAGGCCGCCCTGGAGTCTCTCAAGGCCCAGGATTTTGTGCTGGTCCATGTGGAGGCCCCGGATGAGGCAGGCCATCAGGGCTCTGTCTCGGATAAGGTACAGGCCATTGAGGATTTTGACAGTAAGGTCGTGGCCCCGATTGTCACGGAGATGGACCGCCGAGGCGAGCCCTATCGTCTGGTGGTGACCATGGATCATTACACCCCCCTTGCCCGTCGCACTCATGAGGACTGGCCTGTGCCCCTGTTTATCTACGATTCCGAGGGAGTTGAGCGGTCCTCGGGTATCACCTACACCGAGGCGAATATCATTGCGGCAGCAGAACAAGGCAACCTCTGTCTTGACAGCGGGGCAGCCTTCTTTACCCGCTTTGTCGGGACAAAGGCTGGAGGGTGA
- a CDS encoding ABC transporter ATP-binding protein, which produces MLQLNKLSFAFNGTNILDNISFRLGSGEMTALLGVNGSGKSTLLKTINGILKPRQGAVLVEGRALKDLSGKEIARRIGYMPQKSGGVICTVFDAVLLGRKPHFGRTVTPRDLEVVEGMLKRLGMERLALRETTELSGGELQKVVIARALVQEPKVLLLDEPVNHLDVRNQLETMSILQELTQEMNLLTITVLHDLSIALRYANRFVLLKDGGLHACGDREVMTPGAIREVFGMHALIREVDGIPVVLPLGSVQ; this is translated from the coding sequence ATGCTACAACTTAACAAACTTTCCTTTGCCTTTAACGGCACCAACATCCTGGATAACATCAGCTTCCGCCTGGGCAGCGGCGAAATGACTGCCCTGCTGGGTGTCAATGGTTCAGGCAAGTCCACCCTGCTCAAGACCATCAACGGTATCCTCAAGCCCAGGCAGGGAGCAGTGCTGGTGGAAGGCAGGGCGCTCAAGGATCTTTCCGGTAAGGAGATCGCCCGCCGCATCGGCTATATGCCCCAGAAAAGCGGGGGCGTGATCTGCACGGTCTTTGATGCCGTGCTCTTGGGCAGGAAGCCCCATTTCGGGCGCACTGTCACCCCGCGCGATCTTGAGGTAGTTGAGGGGATGCTTAAGCGACTGGGCATGGAGCGGCTGGCCCTGCGCGAGACCACCGAGCTTTCCGGCGGCGAGCTGCAAAAGGTGGTCATCGCCCGTGCCCTGGTCCAGGAACCCAAGGTCCTGCTCCTGGATGAGCCGGTCAATCATTTGGATGTCCGCAACCAGTTGGAGACCATGTCCATCCTCCAGGAGCTGACCCAAGAGATGAACCTGCTCACTATCACCGTGCTCCACGATCTGAGCATCGCCCTGCGCTATGCCAACCGTTTTGTCCTGCTCAAGGACGGGGGCCTGCACGCCTGTGGAGATCGTGAGGTCATGACCCCTGGGGCTATCCGCGAGGTCTTTGGTATGCACGCCCTGATCCGGGAGGTCGACGGCATCCCGGTGGTCCTGCCCCTGGGTTCGGTACAGTAG
- a CDS encoding iron ABC transporter permease, translating into MESETKTAPSPSLAEDYLQLLRRKNFFSLSLLVLLVGAAGMSLHTGSISLPWREILTALLDWDIGGRTAHVIQQIRLPRVTAAILAGASLGIAGAVMQNVLKNPLASPFTIGVSQGAAFGAAFAIIFLGAGQTHSSASSAVTINLPNLVVLCAFTGALLAVIFILVLASLKGVSTEAVILAGVALSAFFGAATMLLQYFADDVQVAASVFWTFGDLGKAGWTENTLIGVVLILAFTFFLLGRWQHNALLWGDEVAASLGIKVRHLRITAMLFSALTVAVTTAFLGIIGFVGLMAPHLARMFVGNDYRYLLISSALTGALLLLVSDIVSRILMPPIILPVGIITSFAGAPLFLYLLTCKRKN; encoded by the coding sequence GTGGAGAGTGAAACGAAGACGGCTCCCAGCCCCTCCCTTGCCGAGGACTATCTGCAACTTCTCCGCCGCAAGAACTTCTTCAGCCTCAGCTTGCTGGTCCTGCTTGTCGGCGCCGCAGGGATGTCCCTGCACACCGGTTCCATCTCCCTGCCCTGGCGGGAAATCCTTACCGCCTTACTGGACTGGGATATCGGAGGCCGAACCGCGCACGTTATTCAGCAGATTCGCCTGCCCAGGGTCACTGCCGCGATCCTAGCCGGTGCCAGTCTAGGCATTGCCGGGGCGGTCATGCAGAATGTCCTCAAGAATCCCCTGGCCTCCCCCTTTACCATCGGGGTTTCCCAGGGCGCGGCTTTCGGGGCGGCCTTTGCCATTATTTTTCTCGGGGCCGGGCAGACCCACTCCTCGGCCTCATCAGCAGTTACTATTAACCTGCCCAATCTGGTGGTGCTCTGCGCCTTTACCGGTGCCCTGCTGGCGGTCATCTTCATCCTGGTACTGGCCTCGCTCAAAGGGGTGAGCACCGAGGCCGTGATCCTGGCTGGGGTGGCCTTATCTGCCTTTTTCGGGGCCGCCACCATGCTGCTCCAGTATTTTGCCGATGATGTCCAGGTGGCGGCTTCGGTCTTCTGGACCTTCGGCGATCTGGGCAAGGCAGGCTGGACAGAGAACACCCTGATCGGAGTCGTCCTGATCTTAGCCTTTACTTTCTTTCTCCTGGGGCGATGGCAGCACAACGCCCTGCTCTGGGGGGATGAGGTGGCGGCCAGTCTTGGCATTAAAGTGCGGCATCTGCGTATTACGGCCATGCTCTTCTCGGCTTTGACCGTTGCCGTGACCACGGCCTTTCTCGGTATTATCGGCTTTGTCGGTCTGATGGCCCCCCATTTGGCCCGGATGTTCGTGGGCAACGACTACCGCTACCTGCTCATCTCCTCGGCCCTGACCGGTGCCCTGTTGCTGCTGGTCTCGGATATCGTGTCCCGTATCCTCATGCCCCCGATCATCCTGCCGGTGGGGATCATCACCTCCTTTGCCGGAGCACCGCTCTTTCTCTATCTCCTGACCTGCAAACGCAAGAACTGA
- a CDS encoding iron ABC transporter substrate-binding protein codes for MKNILITITTALVLISFSVPSFVGIAGAETRTLTDMNGRKVTVPEQIRSVVPLGGALRFLIYMQSLDLVKGMERIEQDRLVAGRLYGLATVDLAQKLPVIGEGGAGGRLPNFERIIEIWPDVIIGMGMDSSQVENIQQKTGIPVYALNYGEPGILDVQSVRTALTHLGKLLGRSDRSTQLITAIDQFQADLARRTAGIPESEQQTAYIGAISYRGAQGIVSTEAAYAPLVWAGGKNVAAAINRPGHIFIDPEQVLAWNPEVMFLDAGGLETVEQDYAKNPAFYQELKAAQKQQVYLVMPYNLYHTNIEIAYADAYFIGKTLYPERFQDIEPASKADEIFQAFIGMKGYKALEKEYGGFKQMTLGDRETASGE; via the coding sequence ATGAAGAACATTCTGATAACAATCACAACGGCCCTTGTCCTTATCAGCTTCTCTGTTCCGTCTTTTGTCGGGATTGCCGGAGCAGAAACCCGCACCTTGACGGACATGAACGGGCGGAAGGTCACGGTGCCGGAGCAAATCCGCAGCGTGGTGCCTCTGGGCGGGGCCTTACGCTTCCTGATCTATATGCAGAGCCTGGATCTGGTCAAGGGCATGGAACGAATTGAGCAGGACCGGCTCGTCGCGGGACGGTTGTACGGACTGGCAACGGTTGATCTTGCCCAGAAACTGCCGGTCATCGGGGAAGGCGGCGCAGGGGGCCGACTGCCCAACTTTGAACGGATCATTGAGATCTGGCCGGACGTGATCATCGGCATGGGAATGGACAGCAGCCAGGTGGAAAATATTCAGCAGAAGACTGGCATTCCGGTCTATGCCCTCAATTACGGCGAACCGGGCATCCTTGACGTGCAGAGTGTCCGCACAGCTCTGACCCATCTGGGCAAGCTGCTCGGACGCAGTGATCGTTCAACCCAACTTATTACGGCAATTGATCAGTTTCAGGCTGATCTGGCCCGCCGTACTGCCGGGATTCCTGAAAGTGAACAACAGACCGCATACATCGGGGCGATCTCCTACCGGGGTGCCCAAGGGATCGTCAGCACCGAGGCCGCGTATGCGCCCTTGGTCTGGGCAGGCGGCAAGAACGTGGCAGCGGCCATTAACCGGCCCGGTCATATCTTCATCGACCCGGAGCAGGTTCTGGCCTGGAACCCGGAGGTCATGTTTCTTGATGCTGGTGGTCTGGAAACCGTGGAGCAGGACTATGCGAAGAATCCGGCCTTTTATCAGGAGCTGAAGGCTGCGCAGAAGCAGCAGGTCTATCTGGTCATGCCCTATAACCTCTATCATACCAATATTGAGATCGCCTATGCTGATGCCTATTTCATCGGCAAGACCCTCTACCCGGAGCGCTTTCAGGACATTGAGCCTGCGAGCAAGGCCGACGAGATCTTTCAGGCTTTTATCGGGATGAAGGGCTACAAGGCCCTGGAAAAGGAATACGGCGGCTTCAAGCAGATGACATTGGGAGACCGGGAGACTGCAAGTGGAGAGTGA
- a CDS encoding class I SAM-dependent methyltransferase: MSAAKPRDQQQQNFWEKMAEKYPLPFDTKHLAKTQKVIALAEQRGVQIDGATILDVGCGTGVYTLPLAQRAAQVTGLDLSAEMARRFEKEQAENRIENAAVIQMPWTDAAVSKHNWKKNFDIVWAAMTPALRTPEDVARMNRCARNWCVYIGWGGVRENPLLAEVFLAHGQVFGPPPGAKAVQTHLAAMGISAEIEFFRSHWQWEGTEEEAVAHAEGFLLAQTKVKPNLDLIREITARFSTDGTVTHRTEVEKGMMTWQAI; the protein is encoded by the coding sequence ATGAGCGCAGCCAAGCCACGAGATCAGCAACAACAGAACTTCTGGGAAAAGATGGCGGAGAAGTACCCGCTGCCCTTTGATACAAAGCATCTGGCCAAGACGCAGAAGGTCATTGCTCTGGCCGAGCAGCGCGGGGTCCAGATTGATGGGGCCACTATCCTTGATGTGGGCTGCGGCACCGGGGTCTATACCCTGCCCCTGGCCCAACGGGCGGCCCAGGTGACCGGACTTGATCTTTCCGCAGAGATGGCCCGTCGTTTTGAGAAAGAACAGGCAGAGAACAGGATAGAAAATGCTGCGGTCATCCAGATGCCTTGGACTGATGCTGCGGTCAGCAAGCATAACTGGAAAAAAAACTTTGATATTGTCTGGGCAGCCATGACCCCAGCCCTGCGTACCCCGGAAGATGTGGCCCGGATGAACCGCTGTGCCCGCAACTGGTGCGTGTATATCGGCTGGGGCGGTGTACGGGAGAATCCCTTGCTGGCCGAGGTCTTTCTGGCCCACGGTCAGGTCTTCGGCCCACCGCCCGGTGCCAAGGCGGTGCAGACCCATCTGGCCGCAATGGGGATCTCTGCTGAGATCGAGTTCTTCCGCAGCCATTGGCAATGGGAAGGGACGGAAGAGGAGGCGGTTGCCCATGCAGAAGGCTTTCTCCTTGCCCAGACCAAGGTCAAGCCCAACCTGGATCTGATCCGGGAGATCACAGCCCGCTTCAGCACCGACGGAACAGTGACCCACCGCACTGAGGTGGAAAAGGGGATGATGACATGGCAGGCAATATGA
- a CDS encoding FmdE family protein, which yields MPETQDTWKRCVEFHGHTCPGLAIGYRAALAAQERLQAQFSPDEEMVCVTENDACGVDAIQVLTGCSIGKGNLIYRDTGKQAFSFYSRKDGRKIRVMFKMQGNGHNQADRVTFQEQILNAPDEDLFDFTEPEDLPPSKARIFTSIVCEECGEAAPEHKIRLNQGKKLCLGCFPDYSRGW from the coding sequence ATGCCTGAAACACAAGATACCTGGAAACGATGCGTTGAATTTCACGGTCATACCTGCCCCGGTCTGGCTATCGGCTACCGGGCCGCCCTTGCTGCCCAGGAGCGCTTGCAGGCCCAATTTTCTCCGGACGAAGAGATGGTCTGCGTCACAGAGAACGATGCCTGCGGTGTGGATGCAATTCAGGTACTGACCGGTTGCAGCATCGGCAAAGGCAACCTGATCTATCGCGATACCGGCAAACAGGCCTTCAGCTTCTATAGTCGCAAGGACGGACGCAAGATCCGTGTCATGTTTAAAATGCAAGGTAATGGGCATAACCAGGCAGACAGGGTTACCTTCCAGGAACAGATCCTCAATGCCCCTGATGAAGACCTTTTTGATTTTACAGAACCAGAGGATCTCCCCCCCAGCAAGGCCCGTATCTTTACCAGTATTGTCTGTGAGGAATGCGGTGAGGCAGCCCCGGAACATAAGATTCGCTTAAACCAAGGAAAAAAGCTCTGCCTGGGCTGCTTCCCGGATTACTCCAGGGGGTGGTGA
- a CDS encoding TonB-dependent receptor, whose product MLRKAHKSKLLSAAMVGAGLVTVSAASAAEHLTMEEIVVTDSAITDPTGTVVGSKTLEKGKNLNVADAIRNEPDITTRRRSAVGDTADSVAIRGLSGNRIMLNIDGRTVNGAGVVGGHYIDWGTLPLDNIEKIEIIRGGSSVLYGGNALGGVINVITKKPGDEPEGAFFSSISAGEDGYLVQNYRLSHAAKVGIFGYSLAGSWQDSDAYLWNNDFTGSNLNLATYFDMPLDGQLFLGVQYARAERGFIINNRSADNPDSPLFNTPLNSEYPAAFGENFSPYSGSAFQPGPGANWDKTKYYLNLGYSQPIEDGLIELKLYKNYEDRAEKNYSQAGVVAGQGEGELVLDRDVESDRSYGGRLNCTKAFGEHEVLAGVDHQVLTFGDTTINYVDMNYNSVNWYGPPPTSYAASSEGDAWGFYLQDSWQLHDNLLLSGGLRYDRYENTSINGSTSPELEDKALTPKLTVTWSLSGADTLTASVYQAMRIPGLPETYWWAAGATGGNPVLKPEKNNAAELVYEHELAKAGRVRLAAYYYDIQDYIMSRFNPNWRGVYNIDSAHFYGASVDARWQLTPWLTARASLAYQKSSKEGDSFDTAGLSDEIDYLPEWKGCLGADVKLPAQMVLAADLRYVGESQTIYSYSSGWPAQNVSQLETIDAYAVVDLDLKIPIWSNSELSLYADNLLDTGYEERFGYPMPGVLVGAALKVTF is encoded by the coding sequence ATGCTGCGTAAAGCACATAAAAGCAAGCTGCTGTCTGCCGCGATGGTGGGAGCAGGCCTGGTCACCGTCTCTGCCGCTTCAGCGGCAGAGCATCTGACCATGGAGGAGATTGTGGTCACCGACAGCGCGATCACGGATCCGACCGGGACGGTGGTGGGGAGCAAGACTCTTGAAAAGGGTAAGAACCTCAATGTGGCCGATGCGATCCGCAACGAGCCGGACATTACCACCCGCCGCCGATCCGCAGTGGGCGACACCGCCGACAGCGTGGCCATCCGGGGTCTGTCCGGCAACCGGATCATGCTCAATATTGACGGACGCACAGTCAACGGGGCTGGCGTGGTGGGCGGCCATTACATCGACTGGGGCACCCTGCCTTTAGACAACATCGAGAAGATTGAGATCATCCGGGGCGGCAGCTCGGTGCTCTATGGCGGCAATGCCCTGGGCGGGGTGATCAACGTCATCACCAAGAAGCCGGGCGACGAGCCGGAGGGTGCCTTTTTCAGCAGCATCAGCGCAGGCGAGGACGGCTACTTGGTCCAGAACTACCGGCTCAGTCATGCGGCCAAGGTCGGCATCTTCGGCTATTCACTGGCTGGCAGCTGGCAGGACAGCGATGCTTATCTCTGGAACAACGACTTCACCGGCAGCAACCTGAATCTGGCCACCTACTTTGATATGCCCCTGGATGGTCAGCTCTTCTTGGGGGTCCAGTACGCCAGGGCGGAGCGAGGCTTTATCATCAACAACCGCAGCGCCGACAACCCGGACTCCCCCCTGTTCAATACCCCGCTCAATAGCGAGTATCCGGCCGCCTTTGGCGAGAACTTCAGCCCCTATTCGGGGAGTGCCTTCCAACCTGGCCCGGGAGCCAACTGGGATAAGACCAAATACTACCTCAATCTCGGCTACAGCCAACCCATAGAGGATGGCCTGATCGAACTCAAGCTCTACAAGAACTATGAGGACCGGGCCGAGAAGAACTATTCCCAGGCCGGGGTGGTGGCGGGTCAAGGCGAGGGCGAGCTGGTCCTTGATCGGGATGTGGAGTCAGATCGCTCCTACGGCGGCAGGCTGAATTGCACCAAGGCCTTTGGCGAGCACGAAGTGCTGGCCGGTGTCGATCATCAGGTTCTGACCTTTGGCGATACGACCATTAATTACGTGGATATGAACTACAACAGCGTCAACTGGTATGGCCCCCCTCCGACCAGCTATGCGGCCTCCTCAGAAGGCGATGCCTGGGGCTTCTATCTCCAGGACAGCTGGCAGCTCCATGACAATCTGCTTCTCAGCGGCGGCCTGCGTTATGACCGCTATGAGAACACGTCGATCAACGGCAGCACCTCCCCGGAACTGGAGGATAAGGCCCTCACGCCCAAGCTAACCGTAACCTGGAGCCTGTCCGGCGCAGACACCCTGACCGCCTCGGTCTATCAAGCCATGCGCATTCCCGGCCTACCCGAGACCTATTGGTGGGCTGCCGGGGCCACAGGCGGCAATCCGGTCCTGAAGCCGGAAAAGAACAATGCGGCAGAGCTGGTCTATGAGCATGAGCTGGCCAAGGCTGGCAGGGTCCGTCTTGCTGCCTATTACTACGATATTCAAGACTATATCATGTCTCGCTTTAATCCCAACTGGCGGGGCGTCTACAACATTGACTCGGCCCATTTCTACGGGGCCTCGGTAGATGCCCGTTGGCAACTGACGCCCTGGCTCACCGCACGGGCCTCGCTGGCCTATCAGAAGAGCAGCAAGGAGGGCGACAGCTTTGATACCGCCGGGCTCAGCGATGAGATCGATTACCTACCTGAGTGGAAGGGCTGCCTGGGTGCGGACGTCAAGTTGCCCGCCCAGATGGTACTGGCAGCGGACCTCCGCTATGTCGGGGAAAGCCAGACTATCTACTCCTACAGCAGCGGCTGGCCTGCCCAGAATGTCTCCCAGCTGGAGACCATTGATGCGTATGCCGTGGTTGATCTTGACCTGAAGATTCCTATCTGGAGCAACAGCGAACTTAGCCTCTATGCGGACAACCTCTTGGACACCGGCTATGAGGAGCGGTTCGGGTATCCCATGCCCGGCGTTCTGGTGGGTGCGGCACTGAAGGTCACGTTCTGA
- a CDS encoding sulfite exporter TauE/SafE family protein translates to MTDLVMLYSGAITLGALHAFEPGHGKTLIAAYMIGTKGRAWDGMLLGAIVTITHTFSVILLGLVAQILSHTYSEETLHNWLGLFSAGIILAVGIWMLRQRLSGKSGHTHIHLFGKGHSHDHHHPHSHPHTHDEEHNHHDHAVDNQGHTHEHLHPHVHPHVHDGYHAHSHQSDEHPEAKHTHHTKVTAKNNTKKNPWELFMLGISGGIIPCPAAIATLLAAIAAGKIAQGLSVTLFFSLGLGVVMMTIGVLLSQTGRLTNKISENFDFARRLGIVSALLIVSIGSYTMFHSVRSIWF, encoded by the coding sequence ATGACAGACCTTGTTATGCTTTATTCAGGAGCAATTACCCTTGGTGCCTTACATGCTTTTGAACCTGGCCACGGCAAAACTCTGATCGCCGCCTATATGATTGGTACAAAGGGACGAGCTTGGGACGGCATGTTGCTTGGTGCTATTGTGACCATCACCCATACCTTTAGCGTCATCTTGCTTGGACTCGTTGCCCAAATCCTGTCTCATACCTATTCAGAGGAAACACTCCATAACTGGCTCGGGTTATTCTCAGCCGGAATTATCCTGGCAGTAGGTATCTGGATGCTCCGGCAGCGGCTTTCCGGTAAAAGTGGTCATACTCATATACATCTCTTTGGTAAGGGGCACAGCCATGATCACCATCATCCCCACAGCCATCCCCATACGCATGACGAAGAGCATAATCACCACGATCATGCTGTAGACAACCAGGGGCATACTCACGAACACCTGCACCCCCATGTGCACCCCCATGTGCATGATGGCTATCATGCTCATTCCCATCAGAGCGATGAACATCCCGAAGCAAAACATACACATCATACTAAGGTTACTGCGAAAAATAATACGAAAAAAAATCCCTGGGAGCTCTTTATGCTGGGGATTTCCGGCGGCATTATCCCTTGCCCGGCAGCCATTGCCACTCTACTGGCCGCCATTGCTGCGGGCAAGATCGCTCAGGGACTCAGCGTAACCTTGTTTTTCAGCCTGGGGCTGGGCGTGGTTATGATGACTATCGGCGTCCTCCTGTCCCAGACAGGTCGTCTGACCAACAAAATCAGCGAAAATTTTGATTTTGCCCGCCGCCTGGGGATTGTCAGTGCCCTGTTGATTGTCAGTATTGGCTCCTACACCATGTTTCATTCTGTACGGAGCATTTGGTTTTAA
- a CDS encoding ATP-binding cassette domain-containing protein: MLEVTQLSFAYNGGSPLFRNLNITLHPGEVTGLIAPSGSGKTTLAKVLSGHLPVQEGEIRLNHLPVPGKSFYPVQLINQHPEQGFNPRWTLGRSLVESFKPASSLLAQLGIKKSWLNRYPHELSGGELQRFAIARALHPKTAFLIADEITAMLDAISQAQVWQVLLHINKERGLGMLVISHNPQLLARICTRKVSMSEL; this comes from the coding sequence ATGCTTGAAGTCACTCAGCTCTCTTTTGCCTATAATGGGGGAAGCCCTCTTTTCCGCAACCTGAATATTACTCTTCATCCCGGAGAAGTCACAGGGCTTATTGCTCCGAGCGGATCAGGAAAAACAACACTGGCTAAAGTACTCAGTGGACATCTGCCGGTCCAAGAGGGAGAAATCCGGCTCAACCATCTTCCCGTTCCCGGCAAGAGCTTTTATCCGGTCCAGCTGATCAATCAACATCCTGAACAAGGCTTTAATCCTCGCTGGACTCTGGGCCGTTCTTTGGTAGAATCTTTTAAACCGGCTTCTTCTTTGCTTGCTCAGTTAGGCATCAAAAAATCCTGGCTGAACCGTTACCCCCATGAGCTGTCCGGCGGCGAACTCCAGCGTTTTGCCATTGCCCGTGCCCTGCATCCGAAAACGGCCTTTCTTATTGCCGATGAGATCACGGCCATGCTTGATGCTATCAGTCAGGCCCAGGTCTGGCAGGTGCTCCTGCATATCAACAAAGAGCGGGGACTTGGTATGTTGGTTATCAGTCATAATCCGCAACTTTTGGCCCGCATCTGCACCCGCAAGGTGAGTATGAGTGAACTCTGA
- a CDS encoding ATP-binding cassette domain-containing protein, producing MLAIDNLHISFSRYEHGLHRQKINGLNGVSLLVRPGTINLVAGASGAGKSLLLSAILGLLPANSTSQGYIRFNDKEYRDPAPLRGKEIALIPQSAEGLDPLQRVGKQVRRAARLAGLSRKEAKRQTKAVFERYGLDPAALRLYPFQLSGGMATRVLLACATVGKAPLLLADEPTTGLDEANCHQVFTHLRQLADEGRAILLISHDLSGALPFADDVTILKEGTLVETMTAKDFAQGICSDPYSQALYLALPQNGFILEEGFGHA from the coding sequence GTGTTAGCAATAGATAATCTGCACATCAGCTTCAGCCGCTATGAGCACGGGCTGCATCGGCAAAAAATCAACGGTTTGAATGGAGTTTCCCTACTGGTTCGTCCCGGTACAATCAATCTGGTGGCCGGGGCCAGCGGAGCTGGAAAAAGTCTTCTTCTGTCAGCTATCCTTGGTCTGTTACCTGCCAATAGTACCAGTCAGGGGTATATCCGTTTTAACGACAAGGAATACCGCGATCCGGCTCCATTACGAGGTAAAGAGATAGCCCTTATTCCCCAATCAGCAGAAGGACTGGACCCCTTGCAGCGGGTAGGCAAGCAGGTACGACGGGCGGCCCGCTTAGCTGGCCTGTCCAGAAAAGAGGCAAAGAGGCAGACCAAAGCGGTCTTTGAACGCTACGGACTTGATCCTGCTGCTCTCCGTCTCTATCCCTTTCAGCTCTCCGGCGGTATGGCCACCAGGGTACTTTTAGCCTGTGCCACTGTAGGCAAGGCCCCTTTACTGCTGGCTGACGAACCGACTACCGGTCTGGATGAGGCCAATTGTCACCAGGTCTTTACCCATCTTCGCCAGTTGGCTGATGAAGGCCGAGCCATCCTGCTCATCAGTCATGACCTCAGCGGGGCTCTGCCCTTTGCCGATGATGTCACTATTCTCAAGGAGGGCACTCTGGTGGAGACCATGACAGCGAAAGACTTTGCTCAGGGGATTTGCTCAGACCCTTACAGTCAGGCACTGTATCTGGCTCTGCCGCAAAACGGTTTTATCCTTGAGGAGGGATTTGGCCATGCTTGA